A region of the Pseudomonas silesiensis genome:
TCGGGCGACTGCAGCACAGTAAACGCAGGCCCTTGTCTATTTCGCGCTGGCGGATACCGCCGTTGTGTTTCATCTCCACACTGCCTTCGAGCACCGCGGTCTTGCAGGTGCCGCATACACCCTGGCTGCAGGAAGAGGGGACCACGGCACCCGCTTTTTTCGCTGCAGACAAAACGGTCTGGTCGGCGGTCATGGTGAACTCCTTGCCCGACCGGGCCAGGCGCACGGTGAACGTATCCTGGGCCTTTCCGGGTTCGGAGGACGGAACCGGCTCGACGACGACCTCGGCAGAGATGTCGAAGCTTTCCTGGTGGTAGCGCGCCAGGTCGAAACCGGCACTACCTAGCAATCCCTTGGTCGCATCCATGTAGCCTTTCGGGCCGCAGGTAAATACCGCGCGTTCCAGGAAGTCGGGGATGCGCTGCTGCAGTTCATCGATCGACAAGCGCCCGATCGGGCCGTCCCAGTCCGGCTCGTCACCCAGGCCTTCACAGAAGAACAGGGTGCGCAGGCGCGGCATGGAACGCTCGAGTCGGGTCAGCTCTTCGCGAAAGATGATGTCTTTCGGCGTGCGTGCGCTGTGCACGAAGACGATGTCCAGGTCCGCATGCAGGTCGGCAGCGGCGCGGGTCATCGCCATCAGCGGGGTGATCCCGGAGCCGGCCGACAGGTACAGCAACTTGCGCGCCGGGCCTGCCACCGGGGTGAAGACACCCGCCGGGCCCGAGGCGGCCATTGCATCGCCGGCCTTGAGATTGTCGTGCAACCAGTTGGAAACAGCGCCGCCCGGTACTCGCTTGACCGTGATCGAGAAGGTGAACGGGCGGGTCGGGGTCGATGACAGCGTGTAGCAGCGCGAGATGCTCTGGCCGTCAATGACCGGTGATACGGTCAGGAACTGGCCCGGTTCGTAGGCCAGGGCAGGGTAATCGGGTGAGTGGAAAACGAACGTCTTCACGTCGTGGGTCTCGGCCACGACGCTCAGGCATTCGATGCGTTTGCTGTCGCCGCTGGCCCACTGGGCGCCGTGGGCGGCCCAGTGATCGGTGTCGACGAAGCGCTGGTCAGCGCGCAGGCTGGCGATGTTCTCGAACAGGCTCATCACTGTTAAACACCATGTGCAGCGAGGCGTGCATCGTACCAGCGGACAAACTGGTCAACGTACGGCTCGGTGAAGTCGGAATAGGGGCCCGGAATATAAGCAGGATCCTGGGTACCGCTGTGGGTGATGGCGACCAGGTTGGCATCCTGTCGGGTGGTGGCGACCCAGACTTCGGTCAGGCGCTGCAGGTCATAGTCGACACCCTCCACGGCATCCTGGTGCACCAGCCACTTGGTGCGCACAAGGGTGCGATCCGGCGCCAGCGGGATGATCCAACTGATCATCGCGTGGTCGCTCATGACGTGGGTCCAGCCGTTATTGCCCCACAGATGCGTGTCGCCGAGGTCGCGACGGGTCAGGTTGCCCAGCAGCCTGGTGCAGGCGACCTTGGTGTCGAGGGTCTGGGATTCGCCGCTGCCGGCGATGATCATGCGCTGGGTGCGGAACTGGGTGGCGGCGTTTTCTTCAAGGTGTTCCACCGTGGCATAGAGATGGCCCTCACTTTCCCAGTTGGCTTCGATCCCGGCTTTGCGGATCTGATAAGCATCATAGGAAGCGCGCGCCTCTTCGCTCATTTCTTCGTAACTTACGCCGAGGTCTTCGGACTGGTAGGAGACGATCAACTCCGGGTGAGTCGCCGCGCAGTGATAGCACTCGCGGTTGTTTTCCATCACCAGCTTCCAGTTTCCGTTCTCGATATAATCAAGTTCGTAGGCAATGCGGGTCTTGGTCAGCTCATAGGGTGCGAAACGCGCGCCCATGACTTCTTCCTGAATGGCAATATCTTGCGGTGCCTCCTCGCTCAAGCATACAAACACATGAGTCCCGATAACCTTGCAGTGCACCGGAATCAGGCTGCGGCATTTCGGATCGAAGTCCTTGCCCATATGCGCTGCATGCTTGAGGCTGCCATCCAGGTCGTAAGTCCACTGGTGATAGGGGCAAACCAGCATGCCGACCGTTGATTTGCCCGGCTCTTTGAGACGAGCGCCGCGGTGGCGGCAAACGTTGCGGTAGGCGCGAACCTGCTCATCGTCATCGCGCAGCACCAGGATCGACGACTTGCCGATATCGGTGGTGAAAACATCGCCCGGCTCAGGGATGTCAGCGGTCACTGCAACCAGGATCCAATGTTTAGTGAAAAATATATCGACGTCAGTTTCGAATATATCCTGCCGACTGAAAACTTCGCCTGAAAGACCACAGCCAAGTTCCCGGGAAGTTATGACTTCACGGTGAGTTTTAATAGGCGCAATGTTCATTTGTATCCCTCAGGCACTTTTATTTTAAGTATTACCAAAACGTGTGCAGGGATTATCTGAGGGGGCTAAAAACCCGTCAATGCGCCTATTTTTACCGTTCGCATTACATTAAGTTATGGCTTGCCGTTGATAATGACGACAGGGGGGCGCGGTCCTGTAACCAGCGTATGACTGCCCAGGCTTCGACCGTTGCGCTGCGTCCGTCGGGGATAATGGCGTAATAGGCATCTGTTGGCCGAATAAAGAAAGGTTCGAGTCGAACCAGTTCGCCTGTGGCCAGCAGGTGTTCAACGACACGTCCCCATCCAAGGCCGATGCCGTGACCATGCAATGCGGCGTGTACGACATCGGAATGCTGGTTGCCGCGCAGGATGTAATTCAACTTCTGTGTGCTCAGCCCCAGTTCCTTGAACCAGCCTTGCCAGGTCATCCAGCCTTCCGACGTCGAGTCGGAGTCCAGCAGACCCGCGCTGGCCAGCTCCTCCAAAGTGGTTGGAACGGGATTCTTCGCCAGCCAACCGGGGGAGCAGACGGGGAAGATTTCTTCCTCGTACAGCCGGATGACCTCGCCGTCTTCCCAGTGCCCATTGCCATAGCGCACATAAAGATCGGACTCCTGCGTGCGCAGGTCGCCGGTGAACATCTGCGTTGCCAGGCGTAGCTGGATGTCGGGTAGCGCATCGCGCAGACGGGCCAGCCGAGGCATGATCTGAAACTGCGAGAACGAGGCGGTGACGCCGAGCTTGATTTCGTGCCGGCCGGCTCCCTGGTTGATCTGATCGAAGACGGTGGCGATTTTTTGCAAGGATTCGGAAATGATCGCGAACAGCGCCTGCCCTTCGTTGGTCAGGTCGATGCTGCGGTGCAGGCGGTGGAACAGTTGCGCGCCGACGTTTTCTTCGAGCACCTTGATCTGCTTGCTGACGGCGGCCTGGGTTACGCCAAGTTCCATGGCGGCCTGGGTGAAGCTTTCAAGGCGGGCGACGGATTCGAACTGGAGGAGGGCGGTCATGGAGGGGATGATCCGCCTGTAACCCTTGTGTTTGCTGCCGGCTTCTTGAGTTTTCATTGTTGTTTTACTCGGTCTTGAGGCAACACCATCGGGGGGCGAGCGCTGTTAGCGGCACGCAGGCCCCGCAACAGGATCATCAAGCCAGCTGATAAGTCGTCTTGACCCGGGTGAAGAACTGCCGGGCGTGCGTGCCTTGCTCACGCGACCCAAGGCTCGATGCACCATTGCCGCCAAACGGTACGTGGTAGTCGACCCCGGCGGTCGGCAGGTTGACCATGACCATCCCCGCCGAACTGTGGTGCTTGAAGTGCTCGGCATGACGCAGCGAGGTGGTGACGATACCGGCGGACAACCCGAACTCGGTGTCCTCGGCAGCCGCGTAGGCAGCCTCGTAATCGCGCACCTTGAGCACACACAACACTGGCCCGAAAATCTCTTCACGGTAAATCCGCATGTCCGGGCGGACGTCGGTAAACAGCGCGGGTGTGAACAAATGCGCGCCCGCCGCGTTTTCGATGCGCTCGCCACCGCACACCAGCGTCGCACCTTGCTCCACGCCGCTGGCCACATACGACAGGTTCTGTTCCAGCTGTCGCGCATCCACCACCGGGCCGATATCGGTCGAAGCCTGCATGGCATCCCCAACCTTCAGCGCGCGGGTACGCTGCGCCAGCCGCGCAACGAAAGCGTCATGGATGCCCTCGGTGACGATCACCCGCGAACTGGCGGTGCAGCGCTGGCCGGTGCTGTAGAACGACCCATTGAGCGCC
Encoded here:
- a CDS encoding aromatic ring-hydroxylating oxygenase subunit alpha: MNIAPIKTHREVITSRELGCGLSGEVFSRQDIFETDVDIFFTKHWILVAVTADIPEPGDVFTTDIGKSSILVLRDDDEQVRAYRNVCRHRGARLKEPGKSTVGMLVCPYHQWTYDLDGSLKHAAHMGKDFDPKCRSLIPVHCKVIGTHVFVCLSEEAPQDIAIQEEVMGARFAPYELTKTRIAYELDYIENGNWKLVMENNRECYHCAATHPELIVSYQSEDLGVSYEEMSEEARASYDAYQIRKAGIEANWESEGHLYATVEHLEENAATQFRTQRMIIAGSGESQTLDTKVACTRLLGNLTRRDLGDTHLWGNNGWTHVMSDHAMISWIIPLAPDRTLVRTKWLVHQDAVEGVDYDLQRLTEVWVATTRQDANLVAITHSGTQDPAYIPGPYSDFTEPYVDQFVRWYDARLAAHGV
- a CDS encoding LysR substrate-binding domain-containing protein, which translates into the protein MKTQEAGSKHKGYRRIIPSMTALLQFESVARLESFTQAAMELGVTQAAVSKQIKVLEENVGAQLFHRLHRSIDLTNEGQALFAIISESLQKIATVFDQINQGAGRHEIKLGVTASFSQFQIMPRLARLRDALPDIQLRLATQMFTGDLRTQESDLYVRYGNGHWEDGEVIRLYEEEIFPVCSPGWLAKNPVPTTLEELASAGLLDSDSTSEGWMTWQGWFKELGLSTQKLNYILRGNQHSDVVHAALHGHGIGLGWGRVVEHLLATGELVRLEPFFIRPTDAYYAIIPDGRSATVEAWAVIRWLQDRAPLSSLSTASHNLM
- a CDS encoding hybrid-cluster NAD(P)-dependent oxidoreductase — translated: MSLFENIASLRADQRFVDTDHWAAHGAQWASGDSKRIECLSVVAETHDVKTFVFHSPDYPALAYEPGQFLTVSPVIDGQSISRCYTLSSTPTRPFTFSITVKRVPGGAVSNWLHDNLKAGDAMAASGPAGVFTPVAGPARKLLYLSAGSGITPLMAMTRAAADLHADLDIVFVHSARTPKDIIFREELTRLERSMPRLRTLFFCEGLGDEPDWDGPIGRLSIDELQQRIPDFLERAVFTCGPKGYMDATKGLLGSAGFDLARYHQESFDISAEVVVEPVPSSEPGKAQDTFTVRLARSGKEFTMTADQTVLSAAKKAGAVVPSSCSQGVCGTCKTAVLEGSVEMKHNGGIRQREIDKGLRLLCCSRPTSDLVIDL